The region AAGCCCGCCTGTTTCTTTTGCTCTGCAACCCCACTCATATGTTTTAGTATTTGCTGCATTCCTAGAACTCTAGCTTCACTGCCTTCATGATCTAAATGAGTATTTAGGAGATAATATAACTTTTCTGTTTCTAAGTCCTGTAAAAAAACCTCGGTCACTGATCTTGGACACATACTTTGATTTTCGTACCTAGTTCCAGGTACATCTGGGGTTAATGATAACCAAAATGTATTCATTGATATTAACTGATATTTCTCCTTTTTAAAAGCTACAGTATTTTGCTCACCTTTTAAATCCTTTTCTCTACCACAACTTAGAATATAATAATCCTCTAAATTCTCTTTTAACCATTTAACAACATGCGGTAATGCTTCTTGGAAACAAACAATATCTGCATTTT is a window of Lachnoclostridium phytofermentans ISDg DNA encoding:
- a CDS encoding endonuclease/exonuclease/phosphatase family protein; amino-acid sequence: MKVVTFNIRCDYNQDGNNNFQYRKELILQKLKKENADIVCFQEALPHVVKWLKENLEDYYILSCGREKDLKGEQNTVAFKKEKYQLISMNTFWLSLTPDVPGTRYENQSMCPRSVTEVFLQDLETEKLYYLLNTHLDHEGSEARVLGMQQILKHMSGVAEQKKQAGFGKVEMILTGDFNGYPNSEEISLIAKSEFLRDLTSGMEGTFHDFGRMQPAEKIDYIVVSSGLKCCTRELWTDCENGVFLSDHYPVSVVLEEV